In one window of Streptomyces sp. FXJ1.172 DNA:
- a CDS encoding lysylphosphatidylglycerol synthase domain-containing protein, which yields MNQQGVHPEGAAGTPDAAARPDAAGAGKDGTGAHQEDTGPRKDTDPHNDATRARGDDAGARESHGAGARADDSHDTQGAHVSENTPPDHGPGADDEPHADEVEGDEPLLPARVHRPSDLMRLLVGVLAIVVLLAIAAFAHGTTSGLEQDINKGTGQAPDLLIRFAGLASSIAILLVPVAFAIERLIKRDGLRIADGVLAAVLAHGVTLATDLWVARAAPGSIQEALTQPSPGDIHALTDPVHGYLAPVIAYMTAVGMSRRPRWRAVLWIVLLLDAFSMLVTGYTTPFSIILTVLIGWTIAYGTLYAVGSPNVRPTGQTLMAGLRHVGFHPVATAREEAVETENGDRGRRYFVTLEDGPPLDVTVVDREQQAQGFFYRAWRNLTLRGFATRSSLQSLRQALEQEALLAYAAIAAGANAPKLIATSELGPDAVMLVYEHSGGRTLDSLADEDITDELLRNTWRQVQALQSRRIAHRRLAGDAILVDRSGTVILTELRGGEIAAGELLLRMDVAQLVTTLGLRVGAERAVASAVGVLGPDAVADCLPLLQPIALTRSTRATLRRLARERAQRERDAVLEASRHAKQIRLEEAAETGRPALEKPDKKTVRAEQRAEQRAVDDALEEAREEDLLTQIRHQVLRIRPQAPVEPARLERVRPRTLISFIAGAIGAYYLLTQLTHIEFGTLFAQAQWGWVVAAVAFSALSYVAAAMALLGFVPERVPFPRTVAAQVAGSFVKIVAPAAVGGVALNTRFLQRAGVRAGLAVASVGASQLFGLGCHILMLLTFGYLTGTEKTPSLSPSRTVIAGLLTVAVLVLVVTSVPFLRKFLVTRVRSLFAGVVPRMLDVLQRPQKLITGIGGMLLLTACFVMCLDASVRAFGDGTPSLSIASVAVVFLAGNALGSAAPTPGGVGAVEASLTLGLIAFGLPKEVAAPAVLLFRLLTLWLPVLPGWLAFNQLTRKGAL from the coding sequence ATGAATCAGCAGGGCGTGCACCCCGAAGGCGCGGCGGGCACCCCTGACGCCGCCGCGCGCCCGGACGCCGCCGGCGCCGGCAAGGACGGCACCGGCGCACACCAGGAAGACACCGGTCCGCGCAAGGACACGGATCCGCACAACGACGCCACGCGCGCGCGTGGGGACGATGCCGGGGCTCGGGAGAGCCACGGCGCAGGCGCGCGTGCCGACGACAGCCACGACACCCAGGGGGCGCACGTTTCTGAGAACACGCCCCCCGACCACGGTCCGGGCGCCGACGACGAGCCGCACGCCGACGAGGTGGAGGGCGACGAGCCGCTGCTCCCCGCGCGCGTGCACCGCCCGTCCGACCTCATGCGGCTCCTGGTGGGCGTGCTCGCGATCGTGGTGCTGCTGGCGATCGCCGCGTTCGCGCACGGCACCACCTCGGGCCTCGAACAGGACATCAACAAGGGCACCGGCCAGGCCCCCGACCTGCTGATCAGGTTCGCGGGGCTGGCGTCCAGCATCGCGATCCTGCTGGTGCCGGTCGCCTTCGCGATCGAGCGGCTGATCAAACGCGACGGGCTGCGCATCGCCGACGGCGTCCTCGCCGCCGTCCTCGCCCACGGGGTGACCCTCGCGACCGACCTGTGGGTGGCGCGCGCCGCGCCCGGCTCGATCCAGGAGGCACTCACCCAGCCCTCCCCGGGCGACATCCACGCCCTGACCGACCCCGTGCACGGCTACCTGGCACCCGTCATCGCCTACATGACGGCCGTCGGCATGTCCCGCAGACCCAGATGGCGTGCGGTGCTGTGGATCGTGCTGCTGCTCGACGCGTTCTCCATGCTGGTCACCGGCTACACGACACCGTTCTCGATCATCCTGACGGTGCTGATCGGCTGGACGATCGCCTACGGCACGCTGTACGCGGTCGGCTCCCCCAACGTCCGCCCCACCGGGCAGACCCTGATGGCGGGCCTCAGGCACGTCGGCTTCCACCCCGTCGCCACCGCGCGCGAGGAGGCCGTGGAGACGGAGAACGGCGACCGCGGCCGGCGCTACTTCGTCACCCTGGAGGACGGCCCGCCGCTGGACGTCACGGTCGTCGACCGGGAACAGCAGGCCCAGGGCTTCTTCTACCGGGCGTGGCGCAATCTGACCCTGCGCGGCTTCGCCACCCGCTCCAGCCTCCAGTCGCTGCGCCAGGCGCTGGAGCAGGAGGCCCTGCTGGCGTACGCGGCGATCGCGGCGGGCGCCAACGCGCCCAAGCTGATCGCCACCTCCGAACTCGGCCCCGACGCCGTCATGCTCGTCTACGAGCACAGCGGCGGGCGCACCCTGGACTCGCTGGCCGACGAGGACATCACCGACGAACTGTTGCGCAACACCTGGCGCCAGGTGCAGGCGCTGCAGTCGCGGCGCATCGCGCACCGCAGACTCGCGGGTGACGCGATTCTGGTGGATCGTTCCGGCACGGTGATCCTCACCGAATTGCGCGGCGGCGAGATCGCGGCCGGTGAGCTGCTGCTGCGCATGGACGTGGCCCAGCTGGTCACCACGCTCGGTCTGCGGGTGGGCGCCGAGCGGGCGGTGGCCTCGGCGGTCGGGGTGCTCGGCCCGGACGCGGTCGCCGACTGCCTGCCCCTGCTGCAGCCGATCGCGCTGACGCGCTCCACGCGCGCGACGCTGCGCCGGCTGGCCCGGGAGCGCGCCCAGCGGGAACGGGACGCGGTCCTGGAGGCGTCCCGGCACGCGAAGCAGATCCGCCTGGAGGAGGCGGCCGAGACGGGCCGGCCCGCCCTCGAAAAGCCCGACAAGAAGACCGTCCGCGCCGAGCAGCGCGCGGAGCAGCGGGCCGTGGACGACGCTCTCGAAGAGGCCCGCGAGGAGGACCTGCTCACCCAGATCCGGCACCAGGTGCTGCGGATCAGGCCGCAGGCCCCCGTGGAGCCGGCCCGGCTGGAGCGGGTGCGGCCGCGCACGCTCATCAGCTTCATCGCCGGTGCGATCGGCGCCTACTACCTGCTGACGCAGCTCACCCACATCGAGTTCGGCACGCTGTTCGCCCAGGCCCAGTGGGGCTGGGTGGTCGCCGCGGTGGCGTTCTCCGCGCTCAGCTACGTCGCCGCCGCGATGGCGCTGCTGGGATTCGTGCCGGAGCGGGTGCCGTTCCCGCGGACGGTGGCGGCACAGGTCGCCGGGTCCTTCGTGAAGATCGTGGCGCCGGCCGCGGTCGGCGGTGTCGCCCTCAACACGCGCTTCCTGCAGCGCGCCGGCGTACGCGCGGGGCTCGCGGTGGCGAGCGTCGGCGCGTCGCAACTGTTCGGGCTCGGCTGCCACATCCTGATGCTGCTGACCTTCGGCTATCTCACCGGCACCGAGAAGACACCGTCGCTGTCGCCGTCCCGGACGGTCATCGCGGGTCTGCTGACCGTGGCGGTGCTGGTGCTCGTGGTGACCTCGGTACCGTTCCTGCGGAAGTTCCTCGTCACGCGCGTGAGGTCGCTGTTCGCCGGTGTCGTCCCGCGCATGCTCGATGTGCTCCAGCGGCCGCAGAAGCTGATCACCGGTATCGGCGGCATGCTCCTGCTGACCGCCTGCTTCGTGATGTGCCTGGACGCCTCCGTCCGCGCGTTCGGCGACGGCACGCCCTCGCTGAGCATCGCCAGCGTCGCCGTCGTCTTCCTCGCCGGCAACGCGCTCGGCTCCGCGGCGCCCACCCCGGGCGGCGTCGGTGCGGTCGAGGCGAGCCTCACGCTCGGCCTGATCGCCTTCGGCCTGCCCAAGGAGGTCGCCGCCCCGGCCGTTCTGCTGTTCCGGCTGCTGACCCTGTGGCTGCCGGTGCTGCCGGGCTGGCTCGCCTTCAACCAGCTCACCCGCAAGGGAGCCCTGTAG
- a CDS encoding ATP-dependent DNA helicase yields MSFSSFTGRLPHPQVQQGSRGAYRLVRTPPAMVDPPQLDAAQRAVVDHRSGPLLVLAGPGTGKTTTLVESVAARIAGGGDPERILVLTFSRKAAVALRDRMALRMGAARAPRATTFHSYCYALVRAHQDSDRFAEPLRLLSGPEQDVAVRELLAGQPELERLGLTHVRWPDELRACLTTRGFADEVRAVLARSRELGLGPEALDAFARRIGRPDWRAAAAFLAEYLDVLDLQGVIDYAELVHRAVLLARRPDTAARLAARYDAVYVDEYQDTDPAQVRLLHALAGGGRTLVAFGDPDQSIYAFRGADVNGILDFPAAFPRADGRPAPVEVLRTARRSGAALLAATRLITQRMPLPRLPAEKVRAHREPAAVRDGGRVEVYTYPTPGTEMDNIADVLRRAHLEDGVRWSDMAVLVRAGSRLPTLRRALTAAGVPLDIDGDDLPLRHEPAVAPLLTALRAVATAEARHREEGAAAPTLESEPVPAEAAAEEALPEGTAGAAEEAADSDTADSDTAAEGAALEGAAEGTALQDAASEDAASEDAAADDAAPEDSEDTGAPAPDASWLGIEAALTLLTSPLAGMDAADLRRLGRALREEERAAGNPLPPPSDELLARALAEPERLAVHDPAYARGAQRLGALLRKARARLAGGGTAEEALWDLWEGTPWPARLERAARRGGAAGRNADRDLDAVCALFAKAARAEERTGGRGALNFLEEIEAEDIAADTLARRAVRPDAVRVMTAHRAKGLQWRLVVVAGVQEGLWPDLRRRGSLLEADRIGRDGLAEPLTPGALLAEERRLFYVAATRACDRLVVTAVKAPADDGDQPSRFLTELGVEPKDVTGRPRRPLSVAALVAELRATTVDPRVSAALREAAAGRLARLAALADEDGRPLVPSAHPYRWWGMYDPTESKVPLRHHDQPVVLSGSALDQLANTCALQWFLGREVKADAPATTAQGFGNVVHVLADEVASGRTPADLDVLMERLDSVWNALAFDAPWKSRQEKDNARAALERFLNWHVLDRTGRTPVASEQDFDVTLEAGDYQVRIRGQMDRVETDGEGRAYVVDFKTGKQAPSAAEVARHPQLAVYQLAVREGAADEAFGGVRPEPGGAELVHLRQGAAKRDGGDSLPRTQSQEPLSGEWAGELLATAAGKVLDERFAPSTGQHCTHCAFRASCSARPEGRHVVE; encoded by the coding sequence GTGAGCTTCTCCTCCTTCACCGGACGCCTGCCACACCCCCAGGTGCAGCAGGGGAGCCGTGGCGCTTACCGACTGGTCCGTACCCCGCCGGCCATGGTGGATCCCCCTCAACTGGACGCGGCACAGCGCGCCGTGGTTGACCACCGGTCCGGACCGCTGCTCGTCCTCGCGGGCCCCGGCACCGGCAAGACCACCACCCTGGTCGAGTCCGTGGCCGCCAGGATCGCCGGCGGCGGGGACCCGGAGCGCATCCTGGTGCTGACGTTCAGCCGCAAGGCCGCCGTCGCCCTGCGCGACCGCATGGCCCTGCGCATGGGCGCCGCCCGCGCACCCAGGGCGACCACCTTCCACTCGTACTGCTACGCCCTGGTCCGCGCCCACCAGGACAGCGACCGGTTCGCCGAGCCGCTGCGCCTGCTCTCCGGACCCGAGCAGGACGTCGCCGTCCGCGAGCTGCTCGCCGGACAGCCCGAGCTGGAGCGGCTCGGCCTCACCCACGTGCGCTGGCCCGACGAACTGCGCGCCTGCCTGACCACGCGCGGCTTCGCCGACGAGGTTCGCGCCGTCCTCGCCCGCAGCCGCGAGCTGGGTCTCGGCCCCGAGGCCCTGGACGCCTTCGCCCGCCGTATCGGCCGCCCCGACTGGCGCGCCGCCGCCGCGTTCCTCGCCGAGTACCTGGACGTGCTCGACCTGCAGGGCGTGATCGACTACGCGGAACTGGTCCACCGCGCGGTCCTGCTCGCCCGCCGCCCCGACACCGCCGCACGGCTCGCGGCCCGGTACGACGCCGTGTACGTCGACGAGTACCAGGACACCGACCCCGCCCAGGTACGGCTCCTGCACGCACTGGCCGGCGGCGGACGGACCCTGGTCGCCTTCGGCGATCCCGACCAGTCGATCTACGCCTTCCGGGGCGCCGATGTGAACGGCATCCTCGACTTCCCCGCGGCCTTCCCGCGCGCCGACGGCCGCCCCGCTCCCGTCGAGGTGCTGCGCACCGCGCGCCGCTCCGGCGCCGCCCTGCTGGCCGCCACGCGCCTGATCACCCAGCGCATGCCGCTGCCCCGGCTGCCCGCCGAGAAGGTGCGCGCCCACCGCGAGCCGGCCGCGGTGCGGGACGGGGGGCGCGTGGAGGTCTACACGTACCCGACGCCCGGTACAGAAATGGACAACATCGCGGACGTCCTGCGCCGCGCGCACCTTGAGGACGGCGTCCGCTGGAGCGACATGGCCGTCCTGGTCCGCGCCGGATCCCGCCTGCCGACCCTGCGTCGCGCCCTCACCGCGGCCGGCGTACCGCTGGACATCGACGGCGACGACCTGCCCCTGCGGCACGAGCCGGCGGTGGCCCCGCTGCTGACGGCCCTGCGCGCGGTGGCCACCGCGGAGGCCCGGCACCGCGAGGAGGGTGCCGCCGCGCCCACCCTCGAGAGCGAGCCTGTCCCGGCCGAAGCCGCTGCTGAAGAAGCGCTCCCCGAAGGGACCGCCGGTGCCGCCGAAGAGGCCGCTGATTCGGATACAGCCGATTCGGACACGGCCGCCGAGGGCGCGGCTCTTGAGGGCGCCGCCGAGGGCACCGCTCTTCAGGACGCCGCGTCCGAAGACGCCGCGTCCGAAGACGCCGCCGCCGATGACGCCGCGCCCGAGGACTCCGAAGACACCGGAGCGCCGGCTCCGGACGCCTCCTGGCTCGGCATCGAGGCCGCGCTCACCCTGCTCACCTCCCCCCTCGCCGGCATGGACGCGGCCGATCTGCGCCGGCTCGGACGGGCGCTGCGCGAGGAGGAGCGCGCGGCCGGCAATCCGCTGCCGCCCCCGTCCGACGAACTGCTCGCGCGGGCGCTCGCCGAGCCCGAGCGGCTGGCCGTGCACGACCCGGCGTACGCGCGCGGAGCGCAGCGCCTCGGCGCGCTGCTGCGCAAGGCCCGCGCACGTCTCGCGGGCGGCGGTACGGCCGAGGAGGCGCTGTGGGACCTGTGGGAGGGCACACCCTGGCCCGCCCGCCTGGAGCGGGCCGCCCGGCGCGGCGGCGCGGCCGGCCGCAACGCCGACCGCGACCTGGACGCCGTGTGCGCGCTGTTCGCCAAAGCCGCGCGCGCGGAGGAGCGCACCGGGGGCCGTGGCGCCCTGAACTTCCTGGAGGAGATCGAGGCCGAGGACATCGCCGCCGACACGCTCGCGCGCCGCGCGGTGCGCCCCGACGCCGTCCGCGTGATGACCGCCCACCGCGCGAAGGGCCTTCAGTGGCGGCTGGTGGTCGTCGCCGGCGTCCAGGAGGGGCTGTGGCCCGACCTGCGCCGCCGCGGCTCCCTCCTGGAGGCCGACCGCATCGGCCGCGACGGACTCGCCGAACCACTCACGCCGGGCGCGCTGCTCGCCGAGGAGCGCCGACTGTTCTACGTCGCCGCCACGCGCGCGTGCGACCGCCTGGTCGTGACCGCGGTGAAGGCACCGGCCGACGACGGCGATCAGCCGTCCCGGTTCCTGACCGAACTCGGCGTCGAGCCGAAGGACGTCACCGGCCGCCCGCGCCGCCCGCTGTCCGTGGCCGCGCTCGTGGCCGAGCTGCGCGCCACCACCGTCGACCCGCGCGTGTCCGCCGCCCTGCGGGAGGCCGCCGCCGGGCGGCTGGCCCGGCTCGCGGCCCTCGCCGACGAGGACGGCCGCCCCCTGGTGCCCTCCGCGCACCCCTACCGCTGGTGGGGCATGTACGACCCGACGGAGAGCAAGGTGCCGCTGCGCCACCACGACCAGCCGGTCGTGCTCTCCGGCAGCGCCCTCGACCAGCTCGCGAACACCTGCGCGCTGCAGTGGTTCCTGGGGCGCGAAGTGAAGGCGGATGCCCCGGCCACCACCGCACAGGGCTTCGGCAACGTCGTCCACGTCCTCGCCGACGAGGTCGCCTCCGGGCGTACCCCGGCCGACCTCGACGTCCTCATGGAACGCCTGGACTCGGTGTGGAACGCGCTCGCCTTCGACGCGCCCTGGAAGTCGCGGCAGGAGAAGGACAACGCGCGCGCGGCGCTCGAACGCTTCCTGAACTGGCACGTCCTGGACCGCACCGGGCGCACCCCCGTGGCGAGCGAGCAGGACTTCGACGTCACCCTCGAGGCGGGCGACTACCAGGTCCGCATCCGCGGCCAGATGGACCGCGTGGAGACGGACGGCGAGGGCCGCGCCTACGTGGTGGACTTCAAGACCGGCAAACAGGCGCCCAGCGCCGCCGAGGTGGCCCGCCACCCCCAGCTCGCCGTCTACCAGCTCGCCGTCCGCGAGGGCGCCGCCGACGAGGCCTTCGGCGGCGTACGTCCCGAACCGGGCGGCGCCGAACTGGTCCACCTCAGGCAGGGCGCCGCCAAGCGCGACGGAGGCGACAGTCTGCCCAGGACGCAGTCCCAGGAACCGCTGTCGGGGGAGTGGGCCGGCGAGCTGCTGGCCACCGCCGCCGGGAAGGTCCTCGACGAGCGGTTCGCGCCGAGCACCGGCCAGCACTGCACCCACTGCGCGTTCCGGGCCTCCTGCAGCGCCCGGCCCGAAGGGCGGCACGTGGTGGAGTGA
- a CDS encoding MGMT family protein — protein MSEQSTAEDAREGYAEALPEYAERVLEVAERVPPGRVMTYGDVAEWLEEGGPRQVGRVMSLYGGAVPWWRVVRADGVLLPGHELRALDHYRAEGTPLKEAGRNAEGHLPRLDMRRARWDGGADAEGHT, from the coding sequence ATGAGCGAGCAGAGCACTGCCGAGGACGCCCGCGAGGGGTACGCGGAAGCGCTGCCGGAGTACGCCGAGCGGGTCCTCGAGGTCGCCGAGCGGGTTCCGCCGGGACGTGTGATGACCTACGGCGATGTCGCCGAGTGGCTCGAGGAGGGGGGACCGCGTCAGGTCGGCCGGGTGATGTCGCTGTACGGAGGCGCCGTCCCGTGGTGGCGGGTCGTCCGTGCCGACGGCGTGCTGCTGCCCGGGCACGAACTGCGCGCCCTCGACCACTACCGCGCGGAGGGCACACCGCTGAAAGAGGCGGGCAGGAACGCCGAGGGGCATCTGCCACGGCTGGACATGCGGCGGGCCCGATGGGACGGCGGGGCGGACGCGGAGGGTCACACCTGA
- a CDS encoding ATP-dependent DNA helicase codes for MPARITDPDQLKELLGIPFTPEQTACITAPPAPQVIVAGAGSGKTTVMAARVVWLVGTGQVAPEQVLGLTFTNKAAGELAERVRKALVKAGITDPDVIDPDNPPGEPVISTYHAFAGRLLTDHGLRIGLEPTSRLLADATRYQLAARVLREAPGPYPALTRSFADLVSDLLALDSELAEHLVDPEELRAFDADLLRTLQGAKLTNADLRKVPETAAARRELAELVQRYRVAKRARDLLDFGDQIALSARLARIPDVGRLLREEFRVVLLDEYQDTSVAQRVLLAGLFGGGTGHPVTAVGDPCQAIYGWRGASVANLDDFPAHFAHAGGRPATRQALSENRRSGGRLLDLANGLAEPLRAMHAGVEALRPAPGAEYDGTVRCALLRTHAEEIDWLADSIAHLVRTGTAPGEIAVLCRTATDFAQIQGALVSRDVPVEVVGLSGLLHLPEVADLVAVCEVLQDPGANASLVRLLTGPRWRIGPRDLALLGRRARLLVAHARVDDGDDPDRRLAAAVEGVDPSEVISLADALDTFLEAPMDAEADDDGLPFSPDARVRFARLAAELRDLRRSLSDPLMDVLHRVLAVTGLEVELSASPHALAARRRETLSNFLDIAASFAAGDGEATLLAFLGFLRTAAQYEKGLDNALPGGENTVKVLTAHKSKGLEWDVVAVPGLVEGTFPSAQGREKWTAQAKVVPHALRGDADTLPDAAGWDSRGMKAFHEAMKDHQHTEELRLGYVTFTRPRSLLLGSGHWWGPSQKRPRGPSGFLQALYEHCAAGHGEIEEWADEPAEDEENPALHAATADQVWPLPLDDTALARRRAAAETVLAHLDGLTARDTGHPPATHDPALVDDPDWPTPPDEDPYGDEPYDERAAAFPYDEDPFGDEEPPYDADAPAPDAPAGRDTARPAVPHQVPAPRRHPRPAEPQPTPEEARTIASWDRDLDALTGELLRARQAVTDVPLPVTLTASQLMLLAEDPDGLAQELARPMPRPPQPAARRGTRFHAWVEARFEELTLPLLEPDELPGSDAEIADEQDLQALKEAFERSAYAQRTPYRVEAPFQLTLAGRVVRGRIDAVYRYGDGDETTYEIVDWKTSRTRTADPLQLAVYRLAWAEQQGVSPESVTAAFLYVRTGEVVRPAGLPGRAALERLLTGEPQAVREAD; via the coding sequence ATGCCCGCCCGTATCACCGATCCCGACCAGCTCAAGGAGCTGCTGGGTATCCCGTTCACCCCGGAGCAGACGGCCTGCATCACCGCGCCGCCCGCCCCGCAGGTGATCGTGGCCGGAGCCGGGTCGGGCAAGACCACCGTGATGGCCGCGCGCGTGGTCTGGCTGGTCGGCACCGGACAGGTCGCCCCCGAACAGGTCCTCGGCCTGACCTTCACCAACAAGGCCGCCGGAGAGCTGGCCGAACGCGTCCGCAAGGCACTGGTCAAGGCCGGCATCACCGACCCCGACGTCATCGACCCCGACAACCCGCCCGGCGAGCCGGTGATCTCGACGTACCACGCGTTCGCGGGCCGGCTGCTGACCGACCACGGCCTGCGCATCGGCCTGGAGCCCACCTCCCGGCTGCTCGCCGACGCCACCCGCTACCAGCTCGCCGCGCGCGTGCTGCGCGAGGCGCCCGGCCCCTACCCCGCGCTCACCCGCTCCTTCGCCGACCTCGTCAGCGACCTGCTCGCCCTCGACTCCGAACTCGCCGAGCACCTCGTCGACCCCGAGGAGCTGCGTGCCTTTGACGCGGACCTGTTGCGCACCCTCCAGGGCGCCAAGCTCACCAACGCCGACCTGCGCAAGGTCCCCGAGACGGCCGCCGCCCGCCGTGAACTCGCCGAACTCGTCCAGCGCTACCGGGTCGCCAAACGCGCACGCGACCTGCTCGACTTCGGCGACCAGATCGCCCTGTCCGCCCGCCTCGCCCGCATCCCCGACGTGGGCCGCCTGCTGCGCGAGGAGTTCCGCGTGGTGCTCCTGGACGAGTACCAGGACACCTCCGTGGCCCAACGCGTCCTGCTGGCGGGCCTGTTCGGCGGCGGTACGGGCCACCCGGTGACCGCCGTCGGCGACCCCTGCCAGGCCATCTACGGCTGGCGAGGCGCCTCCGTCGCGAACCTGGACGACTTCCCCGCACACTTCGCGCACGCCGGGGGCCGCCCCGCCACCCGGCAGGCGCTCAGCGAGAACCGCCGAAGCGGCGGCCGCCTCCTCGACCTCGCCAACGGCCTCGCCGAGCCCCTGCGCGCCATGCACGCGGGCGTGGAGGCCCTGCGCCCGGCTCCCGGCGCCGAGTACGACGGCACGGTCCGCTGCGCCCTGCTGCGCACGCACGCCGAGGAGATCGACTGGCTCGCCGACTCGATCGCCCACCTCGTGCGCACCGGCACGGCCCCCGGCGAGATCGCCGTCCTGTGCCGTACGGCGACCGACTTCGCACAGATCCAGGGCGCCCTCGTATCCCGTGACGTCCCGGTCGAGGTGGTGGGCCTGTCCGGGCTGCTGCACCTGCCCGAGGTCGCCGACCTCGTCGCCGTCTGCGAGGTGCTGCAGGACCCCGGCGCCAACGCCTCCCTGGTGCGCCTGCTGACCGGGCCGCGCTGGCGCATCGGCCCCCGCGACCTCGCCCTGCTGGGCCGCCGCGCCCGCCTGCTCGTCGCCCACGCGCGCGTGGACGACGGTGACGACCCCGACCGCCGGCTCGCCGCCGCCGTCGAAGGGGTCGACCCGTCCGAGGTGATATCGCTCGCGGACGCCCTCGACACGTTCCTCGAAGCGCCCATGGACGCCGAGGCGGATGACGACGGGCTGCCGTTCTCGCCGGACGCGCGCGTGCGCTTCGCGCGCCTGGCCGCCGAACTGCGCGACCTGCGCCGTTCCCTGTCCGACCCGCTGATGGACGTCCTGCACCGCGTCCTGGCCGTCACCGGCCTGGAGGTGGAGCTGTCGGCGTCGCCGCACGCCCTGGCCGCCCGCCGCCGCGAGACCCTGTCCAACTTCCTGGACATCGCCGCCTCCTTCGCGGCCGGCGACGGCGAGGCCACCCTGCTCGCTTTCCTCGGCTTCCTGCGCACCGCCGCCCAGTACGAGAAGGGCCTCGACAACGCCCTGCCCGGCGGCGAGAACACCGTCAAGGTGCTCACCGCCCACAAGTCCAAGGGCCTGGAATGGGACGTCGTGGCCGTCCCCGGCCTGGTCGAGGGCACGTTCCCCAGCGCCCAGGGCCGCGAGAAGTGGACGGCGCAGGCCAAGGTGGTGCCCCACGCCCTGCGCGGCGACGCCGACACCCTGCCCGACGCCGCCGGCTGGGACTCACGCGGCATGAAGGCCTTCCACGAGGCCATGAAGGACCACCAGCACACCGAGGAGCTGCGCCTCGGCTACGTCACCTTCACCCGCCCCCGCTCCCTCCTGCTCGGCTCCGGCCACTGGTGGGGGCCCAGCCAGAAGAGACCGCGCGGCCCGTCCGGCTTCCTCCAGGCCCTGTACGAGCACTGCGCCGCCGGACACGGGGAGATCGAGGAGTGGGCGGACGAGCCCGCCGAGGACGAGGAGAACCCCGCCCTGCACGCGGCCACCGCCGACCAGGTGTGGCCGCTCCCGCTGGACGACACCGCCCTGGCCCGCCGCCGGGCGGCCGCCGAGACCGTCCTCGCCCACCTGGACGGCCTCACCGCCCGGGACACCGGTCACCCGCCGGCCACCCACGACCCCGCCCTCGTCGACGACCCGGACTGGCCGACACCGCCGGACGAGGATCCCTACGGGGACGAGCCGTACGACGAGCGCGCAGCGGCCTTCCCGTACGACGAGGACCCCTTCGGGGACGAGGAACCGCCGTACGACGCGGACGCCCCCGCCCCTGACGCCCCCGCCGGCCGGGACACCGCCCGGCCCGCCGTCCCCCACCAGGTGCCCGCCCCCCGGCGCCACCCCCGCCCCGCCGAGCCGCAGCCCACCCCCGAGGAGGCCCGCACCATCGCCTCCTGGGACCGCGACCTGGACGCGCTCACCGGGGAGCTGCTGCGCGCCCGGCAGGCCGTCACGGACGTCCCCCTGCCCGTCACACTGACCGCGTCCCAGCTGATGCTCCTGGCCGAGGACCCCGATGGGCTCGCACAGGAACTCGCGCGCCCCATGCCGCGCCCCCCGCAACCGGCCGCACGCCGGGGCACCCGCTTCCACGCCTGGGTCGAAGCCCGCTTCGAGGAGCTGACGCTGCCCCTGCTGGAACCCGACGAGCTGCCCGGCAGCGACGCCGAGATCGCCGACGAACAGGATCTTCAGGCCCTGAAGGAGGCCTTCGAACGCAGCGCCTACGCCCAGCGCACCCCCTACCGGGTCGAGGCCCCCTTCCAGCTCACCCTCGCCGGCCGCGTCGTACGAGGCCGCATCGACGCGGTCTACCGATACGGCGACGGCGACGAGACGACGTACGAGATCGTCGACTGGAAGACCAGCCGCACGCGGACCGCCGACCCGCTCCAGCTCGCGGTGTACCGGCTGGCCTGGGCCGAGCAGCAGGGCGTTTCGCCGGAGTCGGTCACGGCCGCCTTCCTGTACGTGCGCACCGGCGAGGTCGTACGCCCCGCAGGCCTGCCCGGCCGGGCCGCGCTGGAGCGGCTGCTCACGGGCGAGCCGCAGGCGGTGCGGGAGGCGGACTGA